TATCATCATGTAAAACAGCATTATATCCCATTTCTTCTACAATTAATTGAGCAGTTTCTTGATCAATAATTTGATCAATAGTGACTGCATGACCCATATTTAAACATCTTCGAATCATTTCAGATCCTTTAATAGCCATTTTACTTGCTAATTCAGAAATTTTTATTGTATCATTGATAATAATATTTTTTTTAATTATTGTAATCGATTTATAATTACTATTTTCACATGTAATATTTTTCTTATTACTCTGATCAACATGATTATGAAAAGTATGATTTTTTTTTTCTTTAGAATAATTAATATTATTATCAGAATGTAAATGATCATGTTTTATGTTATATTGTGTATTTGTATTTTTTATAAAAGATTCATCATCAATTGTATACTTTGGTATTTTTTTAATATGAGAAATATTTTTAATACGATGCTTATAGGATAAATTTTGTATTATAGATTCATGAGGTAATATAGAAATACTTTTTTTTGATACATTTGTGATCTTATTTCGTATAATATTCTTTTTTTTATATATTTTCTTAACATTTTCTTCAAGAAAAACATTTTCTTTATTCATATTTATTGTATATAAATGTTCAATATTTTTAAATAAATTACTTTTAATAATTTTTTTTCTTTTATGAATTTTATTTTTTTTGTTATTAACTATTTTTTTTAAATTAATTTTTTGATTAGTATCGATATTTTTGAAACTGGAACTTTCATTGTGTAAATGTACAGAATTTTTTTCTTTTTTTACAAATATATCATTTTTACAATTCATATACTTTTTATTATTATTTTTATGAAAAATCAATTCATTTTTAGAAGATAAATAATGTAATAAAATTTTTTTTTCATGTAATGAAACATCATCGTTTTTATTTTTTACAATCCCAACATTTGCAAAATATTTTATTAATTTTAAAATCGATATATTCATTGTATCAGCAAGCGATTTTAAAGTAATATTTACCATACTATTCCTTATATAATGTAAATAAATGATTGAACTAGCAAATATTACGAAAAAATAATTCATAATATAATATAATTTTTTATACTTTCAATATTTATAATAATTATCAATATTTTCTTTGCTAAATTTATAATTTTTATTAAAAAATCCATTTTACATAAAAAATTAAAATTAATATTTTTTATTTTTTAAAATATTATTTTTATTTTTTTTAACACCATATCTTTTTTTTAATAATAACATAGAAATATATTGACTTAATTTATCTTTTAATTCATAAATCATGTCTTTTTTTAATTCTTTGATTTCTAATAATTTTAAAAAAGGAATACAAATTAATTTACCTATAGAAGTTAAACCCTCTTTAAATAAAATATTTAAAATATTTACATTAATGTCTAATTTTTTAATTAAAATATCATTTGTATGATATATTTTTTTTTTACTTTTTTTATATATATCATCTGCTTGCATAACATTTAATTCCCATCCAACTAAACTAGAAATAAGACGAATATTTTGACCATATTTTCCAATGACTTGAGGTAAATTTTTTACATCTACTAAAATATCCATAGAATTTATCTCTTTATGTACAATAATAGAAATAATATTCACTGGAGAAATAGCATTTATTACAAATTTTGCAGGATTAGCATTCCATAAAATAATATCTATTTTTTCTCCACAAAACTCTTTAGATATTGATTGTACCCTTATACCTCGCAATCCTACACAAGCACCAATAGGATCTATACTAACATTATTAGTTTTTACAGCAATTTTAGAACGAAATCCTGGATTTCTAGAAATTGCCTTTATTTCTATAATATTTTTTAAAATTTCTGGAACTTCAATCCGTAATAATTCTTGTAACATTGAAACTTTTGAACGACTAACAAATAGTTGAATACCTTTTTTTTTAGGTTGAATATCATATAATATACCACAAATACGATCTCCAACTCTAAAAATTTCTTTAGGTAACATATTTTCCTTAGTTATGATAGCATGAATAGAATGTTTTAATTCTAAAAGAATATAATCACGATGTATTTTTTTAACTATACCATTTACAATCTTCCCTTTTAAATTATAAAATTTTTTTGTGACCATCATTCTTTCTGCTGCTTTAACCTTTTTTATAATAATTGTTTTAGCAATTTGAGTAGTAATTCTATCAAAATTCACTGATTGAATTTCATCTTCTATAAATTCATTTAATTGTGCTGACTCATTTTCAAAACGTGCTGCTTCTAAAGTAATTTCTTTAGTCGGATGATTAACTTTATTAACAATTATCCATCTACGAAAAGTATTAAAATTACCGTTTTGTCGATTAATATTTACTCGAACATAAATTTCTTGAGTATATTTTTTTTGTGTTGCTATAGATAATGCAATTTCTAAAGCTTCAAAAATTTTTTCACGTGGTAATAATTTTTGATGAGAAACTGATTCTACCACTGACAAAATTTTTTTATTCATATTATATCCTCAAACATTTACTATGTTCATATATAAAAACAATATACTTATAAAAATTCTTATGTAATATTATTTGATAATATCCCTATATACTTTACATATAAAATGATAATAGTATTTTTACTAATGATACCAATTAAAAAATTTTTTAAAACATTCAAATATATATATTTTAATATACAAAAAATAATTAACATAATAAATCATATACTTATTAGATATAATATACTAAAAGATTTTACAATAAGTATTATACCGAGAGCGGGAGTTGAACCCACATGCTAATTAATAGCACTATCTTCTCAAGATAGCGTGTTTACCTGTTTCACCATCTCGGTAAATATCATATTTTTAAAATCATTATAATAAAAATGTTTAATATATAAAATATTTGGTACTTAAAATTTTTTATGATTTTATCAAATATATTTTAAAATTAATTTTTATTATTTAGAATACATATTATCATACTAAAAACAAAAAACAATATAATAAATACTTTTATTAAAAAGTATACCGAAAAATTATTATAAATACAATTTAAAATACTAAATTGATTATTATTACTATAATTAAATGTATGATGTTCAGAAGTAGGATTAAAAACAATTAAACCAATCAACATTAAAGAAATAAATATAAACAGTATTATAATAATATTGTATATCATGTTATATTAATCCCTAATAATATATAAAATTTTACATTATACTTTAATACTATGATTACTGAAAATATCACTGTAATAATGAAAATATCATCATTATCCTACTATTATTTTATATTAAATAATAGCAGAATATAATAAAAATATCATATTTTTAACATATCATGTAAATTGTAAATAAATATTATATTCGTATAATATATTAACTAATATAACTGTATTATGTAAATATTTATAAATATTTAATATAATATATTTTATCTTATATAATATATTATATACTATATTTATTGAATTAATTCTCTATTCATCAGATCATTAATTTGCATCAAATCAATAGTTTCATATTTCATTAAAGAATTTTTCATAGCATGTAAAATATCTAAATTATTATATAAGATTTCTTGTGCACGACAATAATTTCTTTCAATAATAATTTTTATTTCTTGATCAATAATTCGTGCTGTTTCATCAGAAACATATTTAGAATTAGAAAATGTTCCATTTAAAAAAATATCTTCATTTTCATGATCTGTATATAATAATGGTCCCAACTTCTCAGAAAAACCCCATTTTGTTACCATATTACGAGCTAAATTAGTAGCCATTTTAATATCATTCATAGCCCCAGTAGAAACTTTTTGAGGACCATAAATTATTTCTTCTGCTAAACGACCTCCATATAAAGTAGAAATTTGGCTTTCTAATTTTTCTTTACTAATACTAAATACATCAGATTCAGGTAAAAAAAATGTAATACCCAATGCACGACCTCTTGGTACAATAGTAACTTTATGCACTGGATCATGTGCAGGAACTAATCGACCAACAATAACATGACCAGATTCATGATATGCAGTAAATTCTTTTTGCTCCTCTGTCATAATCATAGATTTTCTTTCACATCCAATGATCATTTTATCTTTTGCTTTTTCAAATTCTTTCATAGAAACAAATTTTTTATTATCTCTTGCAGCAAATAAAGCAGATTCATTAACTAAATTAGATAAATCAGCACCAGAAAATCCTGGAGTACTACGTGCAATAACCATAGGATCAACATCAGAAGATATAGGAATATTTTTCATATGTACTTGTAATATTTTTTCTCTTCCTCTAATATCTGGTAAAGACACCATCACTTGTCTATCAAATCTCCCGGGACGCAATAAAGCAGCATCTAAAACATCAGGTCTATTTGTAGCAGCAATTAATATAATACCTTCATTACCTGTAAAACCATCCATTTCTACTAGCATTTGATTTAAAGTTTGTTCTCTTTCATCATTACCACCACTAAAAATCGTACCTCTTTGTCTTCCTACAGCATCAATTTCATCTATAAATATTATACAAGGAGAAATTTTTCTTGCATGTTTAAAAATATCACGTACTCTTGAAGCA
The sequence above is drawn from the Buchnera aphidicola (Myzocallis carpini) genome and encodes:
- the nusA gene encoding transcription termination factor NusA, yielding MNKKILSVVESVSHQKLLPREKIFEALEIALSIATQKKYTQEIYVRVNINRQNGNFNTFRRWIIVNKVNHPTKEITLEAARFENESAQLNEFIEDEIQSVNFDRITTQIAKTIIIKKVKAAERMMVTKKFYNLKGKIVNGIVKKIHRDYILLELKHSIHAIITKENMLPKEIFRVGDRICGILYDIQPKKKGIQLFVSRSKVSMLQELLRIEVPEILKNIIEIKAISRNPGFRSKIAVKTNNVSIDPIGACVGLRGIRVQSISKEFCGEKIDIILWNANPAKFVINAISPVNIISIIVHKEINSMDILVDVKNLPQVIGKYGQNIRLISSLVGWELNVMQADDIYKKSKKKIYHTNDILIKKLDINVNILNILFKEGLTSIGKLICIPFLKLLEIKELKKDMIYELKDKLSQYISMLLLKKRYGVKKNKNNILKNKKY
- the ftsH gene encoding ATP-dependent zinc metalloprotease FtsH, which produces MFKNYFFWFMVFIVFICILIGFNLHSTTVRNIDYSSFVSLLNKHKIRKVRINGNDISFVSKENNKYTTYIPIHDNTLLNSLLSHHVTITGIAPKKQNIFFSIFIAWFPTLLLIGIWLYFIRQVKNNVGKGSTSFGKSKTHIFSDSKMQITFADVAGCDEAKEEVSELVEYLKEPKKFQKLGGKIPKGILMIGPTGTGKTLLAKAIAGEAKVSFLSLSGSDFVEMFVGVGASRVRDIFKHARKISPCIIFIDEIDAVGRQRGTIFSGGNDEREQTLNQMLVEMDGFTGNEGIILIAATNRPDVLDAALLRPGRFDRQVMVSLPDIRGREKILQVHMKNIPISSDVDPMVIARSTPGFSGADLSNLVNESALFAARDNKKFVSMKEFEKAKDKMIIGCERKSMIMTEEQKEFTAYHESGHVIVGRLVPAHDPVHKVTIVPRGRALGITFFLPESDVFSISKEKLESQISTLYGGRLAEEIIYGPQKVSTGAMNDIKMATNLARNMVTKWGFSEKLGPLLYTDHENEDIFLNGTFSNSKYVSDETARIIDQEIKIIIERNYCRAQEILYNNLDILHAMKNSLMKYETIDLMQINDLMNRELIQ